One window of the Montipora foliosa isolate CH-2021 chromosome 4, ASM3666993v2, whole genome shotgun sequence genome contains the following:
- the LOC138001429 gene encoding tigger transposable element-derived protein 4-like produces the protein MAVEGNCRKTQIVKMLKRNAMILESWNPNEGSESQKRLNVEKYAEINGLFWEWYTRARASNVPVDGPMLVEQARIFAERIGGDTFQGTSGWLEKWKWRHNIGQMNIAGEEDNVSPQTIDSWSETVKELTKGYSPRDVWNEDETGCFWKAMLEKSLSQKEKRCRGGKNSKQRITAAFFVNTEDEKEGLIVIGSSKLPRCSTRLPNPSYHYSAQYFSVEKAWMRTKIMVTILTRLNNSLKKEERHIILFLDNAPCDPPSLTNMFCDIKVALLLKNTTSRRSP, from the coding sequence ATGGCTGTTGAAGGAAATTGCAGGAAAACTCAGATTGTCAAAATGCTAAAGCGGAACGCTATGATTCTTGAATCGTGGAACCCGAATGAAGGATCTGAATCTCAAAAGAGACTGaatgttgaaaaatatgcaGAAATCAATGGTTTGTTCTGGGAATGGTATACCAGAGCAAGAGCATCAAACGTCCCTGTCGACGGCCCCATGCTGGTCGAGCAAGCACGAATTTTTGCTGAGAGGATTGGAGGCGACACTTTTCAAGGAACAAGTGGCTGGCTAGAAAAGTGGAAATGGAGACACAACATCGGTCAAATGAACATCGCTGGGGAAGAGGACAATGTAAGCCCACAGACCATAGACAGCTGGAGTGAAACAGTGAAAGAGCTGACTAAGGGCTATTCGCCTAGGGATGTATGGAATGAGGACGAAACTGGCTGCTTCTGGAAGGCGATGCTTGAGAAATCGCTCTCTCAAAAGGAAAAACGCTGCAGAGGTGGCAAGAATTCGAAGCAACGAATAACCGCTGCATTCTTTGTGAATACAGAGGACGAGAAAGAGGGCCTTATTGTGATAGGAAGTAGCAAACTGCCGCGCTGCTCCACACGTTTACCAAATCCATCATACCACTACAGCGCGCAGTACTTCAGCGTTGAGAAGGCGTGGATGAGAACTAAGATAATGGTGACCATCCTTACCAGGTTGAACAACAGTTTGAAAAAAGAGGAACGACACATTATCCTTTTCTTGGACAATGCACCGTGCGATCCACCCTCGCTGACGAACATGTTCTGCGACATTAAAGTAGCCTTGCTACTGAAGAACACCACTTCGCGCCGCAGCCCCTAG
- the LOC138001431 gene encoding uncharacterized protein, which yields MYPSTLDLDDDDDDDPFAGQELLDLEALVQKMSKKGIDVAPYSAIDDDTDPCHCLDPADPDWRKTPRDEWTRALFVQTLLVVFVFKCQKSHNYQHLYEELLASHSARSQEVAELKLSLQQTQQVLDMELGRRRATSVPHTDTLPSDVESPLEIIQTIPKERQRLATDTDSNMDETSSTMVMIAQSKALFDRLETEAKELEESYQRFQSRISQMELDVYPTRTLEIQAVAQNLS from the exons ATGTACCCCTCAACCCTGGATTTggatgacgacgatgacgatgatccGTTTGCCGGTCAGGAGTTACTAGACCTTGAAGCCTTAGTACAGAAGATGTCCAAGAAAGGTATTGACGTTGCACCCTATTCTGCCATCGACGATGACACAGACCCCTGTCACTGTTTAGACCCTGCTGACCCTGACTGGAGGAAAACCCCACGGGATGAG TGGACAAGGGCGCTTTTTGTGCAAACgcttttagttgtttttgttttcaagtgccAGAAGAGTCATAACTATCAACATCTGTACGAAGAACTGCTGGCGAGTCATTCCGCCCGAAGTCAAGAAGTGGCCGAATTAAAACTTAGTTTGCAACAAACTCAACAAG TACTTGACATGGAGCTTGGTAGACGAAGAGCCACTTCTGTTCCACA CACTGACACATTACCAAGTGATGTCGAGTCTCCCTTGGAAATAATACAGACAATCCCGAAAGAGCGGCAGAGGTTAGCAACAGACACTGATAGCAATATGGATGAAACGAGTAGCACCATGGTAATGATTGCGCAAAGCAAAGCATTGTTTGATCGCCTGGAAACAGAAGCAAAG GAATTAGAGGAGTCGTATCAGAGATTTCAATCGCGTATCAGTCAGATGGAGCTTGATGTGTATCCTACTCGCACATTGGAAATACAGGCTGTTGCACAAAACCTCTCGTGA